In bacterium HR17, one genomic interval encodes:
- the argG gene encoding Argininosuccinate synthase — MKVALAYSGGLDTSVAIRWLMERYRAEVVAVTVDVGEVKDYEAVRVRALDIGASAAVLVDAKEEFAQRFITPCLKANAVYENGYPLATAIARPLIAQKVVEVARSVGADAVAHGSTGKGNDQVRFEITFATLAPDLKIIAPIREWNMSRDEEIEYAHQRGIPVPVTKSSPFSIDENLWGRSIEAGVLEDPTVEPPEEAFRWTVAPQHAPETPEYLTVHFERGVPVAVNDQPMDLVTLISHLNAVAGRHGVGRIDMVENRLVGIKSREVYECPAATVLLTAHRDLEALVLERDLFHFKRGLEQKYAELVYYGLWFSPLREALDAFVEKTQEVVTGWVRLRLYKGGCMAVGRWSPYSLYRLDLATYERTSTFDQRASEGFIRIFGLPTVLSHQVVKSAVQTER; from the coding sequence GTGAAAGTTGCCTTAGCCTATTCAGGCGGTTTGGACACCTCGGTCGCCATCCGGTGGCTGATGGAGCGCTACCGCGCCGAGGTTGTGGCAGTGACCGTAGATGTCGGTGAAGTGAAGGATTACGAAGCCGTGCGGGTGCGGGCGTTGGACATCGGCGCCAGCGCAGCGGTGCTCGTTGACGCTAAAGAGGAATTTGCCCAGCGTTTCATCACCCCTTGTTTGAAAGCCAACGCGGTGTATGAGAACGGTTACCCCTTAGCGACAGCGATAGCCCGTCCATTGATTGCTCAAAAGGTTGTGGAAGTTGCTCGCTCGGTCGGTGCTGACGCAGTGGCGCATGGCAGCACCGGCAAGGGTAACGATCAGGTGCGGTTTGAAATCACTTTTGCCACGCTCGCCCCTGACCTCAAGATCATCGCCCCCATCCGCGAATGGAACATGAGCCGTGACGAGGAAATTGAATATGCGCACCAGCGCGGCATTCCCGTCCCCGTGACGAAATCGTCGCCCTTCAGCATTGACGAAAACCTGTGGGGGCGTAGTATTGAGGCAGGTGTCTTGGAAGACCCGACCGTTGAGCCCCCTGAGGAGGCGTTCCGGTGGACGGTCGCTCCTCAGCATGCCCCTGAGACACCCGAATATTTAACGGTGCATTTTGAGCGGGGCGTTCCCGTTGCCGTGAACGATCAGCCGATGGACCTTGTAACCCTCATCAGCCACCTCAACGCCGTCGCGGGACGGCACGGGGTCGGGCGCATTGACATGGTGGAAAACCGCCTCGTCGGCATCAAATCCCGTGAGGTTTACGAGTGCCCCGCAGCGACCGTTTTGCTGACGGCGCATCGCGATCTGGAAGCGTTGGTGTTGGAACGCGATTTGTTCCACTTTAAGCGCGGGCTGGAGCAGAAATACGCTGAGTTAGTTTACTATGGCTTGTGGTTCAGCCCACTGCGTGAGGCGTTGGACGCGTTCGTGGAGAAGACACAAGAAGTCGTCACAGGCTGGGTGCGGTTGCGTCTCTACAAAGGTGGTTGCATGGCAGTCGGACGCTGGTCGCCTTACTCGCTATACCGGCTGGATTTGGCGACTTACGAGCGCACCAGCACTTTTGATCAGCGTGCCAGTGAAGGGTTCATCCGTATCTTCGGGCTACCGACCGTTCTGAGCCATCAAGTCGTTAAATCTGCTGTTCAAACAGAGCGTTGA
- the mngB gene encoding Mannosyl-3-phosphoglycerate phosphatase yields the protein MRVLRRWLLRWFYPDMQVSHICQVPLEKLKAQGVRVLFVDLDNTLIEWGSGRLGNGVADWLAQAKQMGFQVVIVSNAGRRERVARIADQLGVVGFAGAWKPRRFVFRRYLAIMGIDPSRAAMVGDQLLTDIWGAKRSGILAILVEPLTARRFITGRLQRPLERLLLSLMRRWQCPDIADDRSPR from the coding sequence ATGAGGGTGTTACGCCGATGGTTGTTACGATGGTTTTACCCCGACATGCAAGTTTCACACATTTGCCAGGTCCCGTTGGAGAAATTGAAAGCGCAAGGTGTTCGGGTCTTGTTTGTTGATTTGGATAACACACTGATTGAATGGGGCAGCGGTCGCCTCGGCAACGGTGTAGCCGATTGGTTAGCCCAAGCCAAACAAATGGGGTTTCAAGTCGTGATCGTTTCCAATGCCGGACGACGCGAGCGGGTCGCCCGTATCGCTGACCAATTGGGCGTTGTCGGCTTCGCTGGGGCGTGGAAACCGCGCCGTTTCGTTTTCCGTCGTTATTTAGCGATCATGGGAATAGACCCATCCCGTGCTGCGATGGTCGGTGACCAACTGTTGACCGATATTTGGGGTGCGAAACGATCGGGCATTTTGGCGATTTTGGTGGAGCCGTTGACCGCCCGCCGCTTCATCACGGGGCGTTTACAGCGCCCTCTTGAACGGTTGTTACTGTCCCTCATGCGCCGCTGGCAGTGTCCAGACATCGCGGATGACCGCTCGCCGCGATAG
- the rbsC_3 gene encoding Ribose import permease protein RbsC — translation MLRRAVKENTLLLAIIALVAFSVWRNPSFWGRENLQVIAREAALFGMLGIGETLVILTGGIDLSPGSLVTLSGVVVAYLMVFVHCPVPLAIGAAVALGIAVGVGHGLFVTKLRVPPFIITLGTLSAARGLAVVLCMTVTGGQPIVNLPEQFVRLGQGALWGWLPVPVVPFAVFFAVTALMLHQTRWGRYIFAVGGNLEAARLAGVPVDAVRVFCYAASAGLASVAGVLTAAYVNSGDPNVGVAWELYAIAAVVIGGTSLMGGQGTLWGTVLGTLFMSTLKNGLLFWNVPAYWHDVVVGTVVVIAVTLDTLRRRAKA, via the coding sequence ATGCTGCGCCGAGCGGTCAAAGAGAACACCTTACTGTTAGCGATCATCGCATTGGTTGCGTTTTCAGTCTGGCGCAACCCCAGTTTCTGGGGACGCGAGAATTTGCAAGTGATCGCCCGCGAAGCAGCGTTGTTCGGTATGCTGGGCATCGGGGAGACCTTAGTGATTCTTACAGGTGGCATTGATTTGTCACCGGGGTCGCTGGTAACGCTGAGTGGTGTGGTCGTCGCTTACTTGATGGTATTTGTGCACTGCCCTGTCCCCCTTGCCATCGGTGCAGCAGTTGCCTTAGGGATTGCCGTCGGGGTGGGGCACGGATTATTTGTCACAAAATTGCGTGTCCCGCCTTTCATCATCACCCTCGGCACTTTAAGTGCCGCTCGCGGGTTGGCGGTCGTGCTTTGCATGACAGTGACCGGCGGACAACCTATCGTGAACTTGCCCGAACAGTTTGTGCGGTTGGGGCAGGGCGCGCTGTGGGGATGGCTACCTGTCCCTGTCGTGCCATTTGCAGTATTTTTTGCCGTCACAGCGCTCATGCTCCACCAGACGCGGTGGGGCAGATATATCTTTGCCGTTGGGGGCAACTTGGAAGCCGCCCGCCTTGCCGGCGTGCCTGTTGACGCTGTGCGGGTATTTTGCTATGCGGCGTCGGCGGGCTTAGCGAGCGTGGCTGGCGTGCTTACTGCAGCTTATGTCAACTCAGGCGACCCCAATGTCGGCGTAGCGTGGGAATTGTATGCCATCGCAGCCGTCGTCATCGGTGGCACCAGTTTGATGGGTGGGCAAGGGACACTTTGGGGCACTGTATTGGGCACCCTCTTCATGAGCACCCTCAAAAACGGTTTGCTGTTCTGGAATGTGCCAGCCTATTGGCACGATGTGGTCGTCGGAACCGTCGTGGTCATCGCAGTCACTTTGGACACCTTGCGGCGACGCGCCAAGGCGTGA